Proteins encoded by one window of Nicotiana tabacum cultivar K326 chromosome 10, ASM71507v2, whole genome shotgun sequence:
- the LOC107798094 gene encoding G-type lectin S-receptor-like serine/threonine-protein kinase At4g27290 isoform X1, whose translation MKGLPLFVCSQLLFILLTSAALDTITRDKPIRDGDTIVSAGGVYELGFFSPGNSKNRYVGIWYKKILPTTVVWVANRNIPLNDTSGMLTLKPNGTLVLVNGSNASIWSSNSSRSLKNPKARLLDSGNLVVSGRNDRNAEINLVWQSFDCPGNTLLPGMKLGRNLVTGMNWYRSSWKSADDPAPGEYVDFLDSHGYPQLFVVKNSSIVYSVGPWNGVAFSGSPNSKPNMYYTFEFIINQQEIYYKYEIKNASLPTRVVIDADGVIEHLTWIERSQSWFLYLTAQFGNCDRFALCGPYASCNINNSPPCDCLRGFEPRYPNQWYATDWSSGCVRRTSLACDQDDFLKLTGIKMPDSRQSWYNQSMNLEECKKMCLAECNCTAYSNLDVRNGGSGCLLWFGELIDIRELSHNEQDLFVRVAASELDSARKRRRKRSTLIAVISAVVATFILSVLAWFSIQRRKRRTGSEVLNEDVELPLFDLVAVTSATKNFSSANVIGEGGFGPVYKGILPNGQEIAVKRLSKYSGQGVQELKNEIVLISKLQHRNLVKLLGCCLEGEERMLIYEFMPNTSLDYFIFDPSRNASLPWKNRFEIAIGISRGLLYLHQDSRLRIIHRDLKTSNILLDSGMNAKISDFGLAKILGGDQVEGKTKRVIGTYGYMSPEYAVDGKYSVKSDVFSIGVIILEIVSGRRNRRFHHLEHHHNLLGHAWLLWNEGKALELMDECLEESFSASQVLRCIQVGLLCVQKLPEDRPTMASVVFWLGNEDMVLPQPKQPGFFVERNSMESTESADEGCLSNNVSLTVLEPR comes from the exons ATGAAAGGGCTACCTTTATTTGTTTGTTCCCAATTACTCTTCATCTTACTAACTTCTGCAGCATTAGACACGATCACTAGAGATAAACCCATTAGAGATGGTGATACAATTGTTTCAGCTGGTGGGGTTTATGAACTTGGATTTTTCAGCCCTGGAAATTCCAAGAATCGCTATGTTGGGATATGGTACAAGAAAATATTACCTACAACTGTCGTCTGGGTTGCCAACAGAAACATTCCATTGAATGACACTTCAGGAATGTTAACACTTAAACCCAATGGAACTCTTGTACTTGTCAACGGTTCCAATGCCTCAATTTGGTCATCAAACTCATCAAGATCCTTAAAGAATCCAAAAGCACGGCTTTTGGATTCGGGGAATCTTGTTGTTAGTGGCAGAAATGATAGAAACGCGGAAATTAATCTCGTGTGGCAGAGTTTTGACTGTCCAGGAAATACTTTATTGCCTGGCATGAAGCTTGGACGCAATTTGGTCACAGGCATGAATTGGTACAGATCATCATGGAAGAGCGCGGATGATCCTGCTCCTGGTGAATATGTAGACTTTCTTGATTCTCATGGGTACCCGCAATTGTTTGTGGTGAAAAATTCATCTATAGTATATAGCGTAGGGCCATGGAACGGTGTTGCATTTAGTGGTAGTCCTAATTCTAAACCAAATATGTATTATACTTTCGAGTTTATTATTAATCAGCAGGAAATTTACTACAAATACGAGATTAAGAATGCGTCCCTGCCCACCAGGGTGGTGATCGACGCGGATGGGGTTATAGAGCACCTAACATGGATAGAGCGCAGTCAGAGCTGGTTTCTCTACTTGACAGCACAATTTGGTAACTGTGATCGTTTTGCTTTATGTGGACCTTATGCAAGCTGCAACATCAATAACTCACCTCCATGTGACTGTCTGAGAGGTTTCGAGCCTAG GTATCCTAATCAATGGTATGCAACGGACTGGTCTAGTGGTTGTGTAAGGAGAACTTCTTTGGCTTGTGACCAAGatgattttcttaaattaacGGGTATTAAGATGCCGGATTCTAGACAATCGTGGTATAATCAGAGCATGAACCTTGAAGAATGCAAAAAAATGTGCTTGGCTGAATGCAATTGTACAGCCTACTCAAATCTTGATGTTAGAAATGGCGGAAGTGGATGCTTACTATGGTTTGGAGAACTCATTGATATTAGAGAGTTGAGCCACAATGAGCAAGACCTGTTCGTGAGAGTCGCTGCTTCAGAATTAG ATTCAGCCAGGAAGCGGAGGAGAAAGAGGTCAACCCTGATTGCTGTCATTTCAGCAGTAGTAGCAACATTTATCCTCAGCGTCTTAGCTTGGTTTTCCatccaaagaaggaaaagaagaacag GTTCAGAAGTTCTAAATGAGGACGTGGAGTTGCCATTGTTTGATTTAGTTGCTGTTACTAGTGCCACTAAGAACTTCTCTTCTGCTAATGTGATTGGTGAGGGGGGCTTTGGACCAGTTTACAAG GGTATTCTACCAAATGGACAAGAGATAGCAGTAAAGAGGCTATCAAAGTATTCTGGACAAGGCGTTCAAGAGTTAAAAAATGAAATCGTTCTCATTTCCAAGCTGCAACACAGGAACCTTGTCAAGCTTTTGGGCTGTTGCCTGGAAGGAGAAGAAAGGATGCTAATCTACGAGTTTATGCCAAACACTAGCTTGGACTATTTCATTTTTG ATCCAAGCAGAAATGCCTCACTTCCATGGAAGAACCGCTTTGAAATTGCTATTGGAATATCTCGAGGACTTCTTTATCTTCACCAGGACTCAAGATTAAGAATTATTCACAGAGATCTCAAAACCAGCAACATTTTATTAGATAGTGGCATGAATGCCAAAATTTCTGATTTTGGCCTTGCCAAAATTTTGGGCGGAGACCAAGTGGAAGGAAAAACAAAGAGAGTCATAGGGACATA TGGATATATGTCCCCAGAATATGCTGTTGATGGGAAGTATTCAGTAAAATCAGATGTATTCAGTATCGGTGTAATCATTCTAGAAATAGTTAGCGGCAGAAGGAACCGGAGATTTCATCATTTGGAACATCATCACAATCTTTTGGGACAt GCATGGTTACTTTGGAATGAAGGCAAAGCGTTGGAACTGATGGACGAATGTTTGGAAGAATCATTTTCAGCATCTCAAGTGTTGAGATGCATTCAGGTTGGTTTGTTGTGCGTCCAAAAACTACCAGAGGATAGGCCTACAATGGCATCAGTAGTTTTCTGGTTGGGAAATGAGGATATGGTTCTTCCTCAACCAAAGCAGCCTGGTTTTTTCGTAGAGAGGAATTCAATGGAATCAACAGAGTCAGCTGATGAAGGATGTCTAAGTAACAACGTGTCACTAACAGTCCTAGAGCCAAGATAG
- the LOC107798094 gene encoding G-type lectin S-receptor-like serine/threonine-protein kinase At4g27290 isoform X2, producing MKGLPLFVCSQLLFILLTSAALDTITRDKPIRDGDTIVSAGGVYELGFFSPGNSKNRYVGIWYKKILPTTVVWVANRNIPLNDTSGMLTLKPNGTLVLVNGSNASIWSSNSSRSLKNPKARLLDSGNLVVSGRNDRNAEINLVWQSFDCPGNTLLPGMKLGRNLVTGMNWYRSSWKSADDPAPGEYVDFLDSHGYPQLFVVKNSSIVYSVGPWNGVAFSGSPNSKPNMYYTFEFIINQQEIYYKYEIKNASLPTRVVIDADGVIEHLTWIERSQSWFLYLTAQFGNCDRFALCGPYASCNINNSPPCDCLRGFEPRYPNQWYATDWSSGCVRRTSLACDQDDFLKLTGIKMPDSRQSWYNQSMNLEECKKMCLAECNCTAYSNLDVRNGGSGCLLWFGELIDIRELSHNEQDLFVRVAASELARKRRRKRSTLIAVISAVVATFILSVLAWFSIQRRKRRTGSEVLNEDVELPLFDLVAVTSATKNFSSANVIGEGGFGPVYKGILPNGQEIAVKRLSKYSGQGVQELKNEIVLISKLQHRNLVKLLGCCLEGEERMLIYEFMPNTSLDYFIFDPSRNASLPWKNRFEIAIGISRGLLYLHQDSRLRIIHRDLKTSNILLDSGMNAKISDFGLAKILGGDQVEGKTKRVIGTYGYMSPEYAVDGKYSVKSDVFSIGVIILEIVSGRRNRRFHHLEHHHNLLGHAWLLWNEGKALELMDECLEESFSASQVLRCIQVGLLCVQKLPEDRPTMASVVFWLGNEDMVLPQPKQPGFFVERNSMESTESADEGCLSNNVSLTVLEPR from the exons ATGAAAGGGCTACCTTTATTTGTTTGTTCCCAATTACTCTTCATCTTACTAACTTCTGCAGCATTAGACACGATCACTAGAGATAAACCCATTAGAGATGGTGATACAATTGTTTCAGCTGGTGGGGTTTATGAACTTGGATTTTTCAGCCCTGGAAATTCCAAGAATCGCTATGTTGGGATATGGTACAAGAAAATATTACCTACAACTGTCGTCTGGGTTGCCAACAGAAACATTCCATTGAATGACACTTCAGGAATGTTAACACTTAAACCCAATGGAACTCTTGTACTTGTCAACGGTTCCAATGCCTCAATTTGGTCATCAAACTCATCAAGATCCTTAAAGAATCCAAAAGCACGGCTTTTGGATTCGGGGAATCTTGTTGTTAGTGGCAGAAATGATAGAAACGCGGAAATTAATCTCGTGTGGCAGAGTTTTGACTGTCCAGGAAATACTTTATTGCCTGGCATGAAGCTTGGACGCAATTTGGTCACAGGCATGAATTGGTACAGATCATCATGGAAGAGCGCGGATGATCCTGCTCCTGGTGAATATGTAGACTTTCTTGATTCTCATGGGTACCCGCAATTGTTTGTGGTGAAAAATTCATCTATAGTATATAGCGTAGGGCCATGGAACGGTGTTGCATTTAGTGGTAGTCCTAATTCTAAACCAAATATGTATTATACTTTCGAGTTTATTATTAATCAGCAGGAAATTTACTACAAATACGAGATTAAGAATGCGTCCCTGCCCACCAGGGTGGTGATCGACGCGGATGGGGTTATAGAGCACCTAACATGGATAGAGCGCAGTCAGAGCTGGTTTCTCTACTTGACAGCACAATTTGGTAACTGTGATCGTTTTGCTTTATGTGGACCTTATGCAAGCTGCAACATCAATAACTCACCTCCATGTGACTGTCTGAGAGGTTTCGAGCCTAG GTATCCTAATCAATGGTATGCAACGGACTGGTCTAGTGGTTGTGTAAGGAGAACTTCTTTGGCTTGTGACCAAGatgattttcttaaattaacGGGTATTAAGATGCCGGATTCTAGACAATCGTGGTATAATCAGAGCATGAACCTTGAAGAATGCAAAAAAATGTGCTTGGCTGAATGCAATTGTACAGCCTACTCAAATCTTGATGTTAGAAATGGCGGAAGTGGATGCTTACTATGGTTTGGAGAACTCATTGATATTAGAGAGTTGAGCCACAATGAGCAAGACCTGTTCGTGAGAGTCGCTGCTTCAGAATTAG CCAGGAAGCGGAGGAGAAAGAGGTCAACCCTGATTGCTGTCATTTCAGCAGTAGTAGCAACATTTATCCTCAGCGTCTTAGCTTGGTTTTCCatccaaagaaggaaaagaagaacag GTTCAGAAGTTCTAAATGAGGACGTGGAGTTGCCATTGTTTGATTTAGTTGCTGTTACTAGTGCCACTAAGAACTTCTCTTCTGCTAATGTGATTGGTGAGGGGGGCTTTGGACCAGTTTACAAG GGTATTCTACCAAATGGACAAGAGATAGCAGTAAAGAGGCTATCAAAGTATTCTGGACAAGGCGTTCAAGAGTTAAAAAATGAAATCGTTCTCATTTCCAAGCTGCAACACAGGAACCTTGTCAAGCTTTTGGGCTGTTGCCTGGAAGGAGAAGAAAGGATGCTAATCTACGAGTTTATGCCAAACACTAGCTTGGACTATTTCATTTTTG ATCCAAGCAGAAATGCCTCACTTCCATGGAAGAACCGCTTTGAAATTGCTATTGGAATATCTCGAGGACTTCTTTATCTTCACCAGGACTCAAGATTAAGAATTATTCACAGAGATCTCAAAACCAGCAACATTTTATTAGATAGTGGCATGAATGCCAAAATTTCTGATTTTGGCCTTGCCAAAATTTTGGGCGGAGACCAAGTGGAAGGAAAAACAAAGAGAGTCATAGGGACATA TGGATATATGTCCCCAGAATATGCTGTTGATGGGAAGTATTCAGTAAAATCAGATGTATTCAGTATCGGTGTAATCATTCTAGAAATAGTTAGCGGCAGAAGGAACCGGAGATTTCATCATTTGGAACATCATCACAATCTTTTGGGACAt GCATGGTTACTTTGGAATGAAGGCAAAGCGTTGGAACTGATGGACGAATGTTTGGAAGAATCATTTTCAGCATCTCAAGTGTTGAGATGCATTCAGGTTGGTTTGTTGTGCGTCCAAAAACTACCAGAGGATAGGCCTACAATGGCATCAGTAGTTTTCTGGTTGGGAAATGAGGATATGGTTCTTCCTCAACCAAAGCAGCCTGGTTTTTTCGTAGAGAGGAATTCAATGGAATCAACAGAGTCAGCTGATGAAGGATGTCTAAGTAACAACGTGTCACTAACAGTCCTAGAGCCAAGATAG
- the LOC107798094 gene encoding G-type lectin S-receptor-like serine/threonine-protein kinase At4g27290 isoform X3 gives MKGLPLFVCSQLLFILLTSAALDTITRDKPIRDGDTIVSAGGVYELGFFSPGNSKNRYVGIWYKKILPTTVVWVANRNIPLNDTSGMLTLKPNGTLVLVNGSNASIWSSNSSRSLKNPKARLLDSGNLVVSGRNDRNAEINLVWQSFDCPGNTLLPGMKLGRNLVTGMNWYRSSWKSADDPAPGEYVDFLDSHGYPQLFVVKNSSIVYSVGPWNGVAFSGSPNSKPNMYYTFEFIINQQEIYYKYEIKNASLPTRVVIDADGVIEHLTWIERSQSWFLYLTAQFGNCDRFALCGPYASCNINNSPPCDCLRGFEPRYPNQWYATDWSSGCVRRTSLACDQDDFLKLTGIKMPDSRQSWYNQSMNLEECKKMCLAECNCTAYSNLDVRNGGSGCLLWFGELIDIRELSHNEQDLFVRVAASELDSARKRRRKRSTLIAVISAVVATFILSVLAWFSIQRRKRRTGSEVLNEDVELPLFDLVAVTSATKNFSSANVIGEGGFGPVYKGILPNGQEIAVKRLSKYSGQGVQELKNEIVLISKLQHRNLVKLLGCCLEGEERMLIYEFMPNTSLDYFIFDPSRNASLPWKNRFEIAIGISRGLLYLHQDSRLRIIHRDLKTSNILLDSGMNAKISDFGLAKILGGDQVEGKTKRVIGT, from the exons ATGAAAGGGCTACCTTTATTTGTTTGTTCCCAATTACTCTTCATCTTACTAACTTCTGCAGCATTAGACACGATCACTAGAGATAAACCCATTAGAGATGGTGATACAATTGTTTCAGCTGGTGGGGTTTATGAACTTGGATTTTTCAGCCCTGGAAATTCCAAGAATCGCTATGTTGGGATATGGTACAAGAAAATATTACCTACAACTGTCGTCTGGGTTGCCAACAGAAACATTCCATTGAATGACACTTCAGGAATGTTAACACTTAAACCCAATGGAACTCTTGTACTTGTCAACGGTTCCAATGCCTCAATTTGGTCATCAAACTCATCAAGATCCTTAAAGAATCCAAAAGCACGGCTTTTGGATTCGGGGAATCTTGTTGTTAGTGGCAGAAATGATAGAAACGCGGAAATTAATCTCGTGTGGCAGAGTTTTGACTGTCCAGGAAATACTTTATTGCCTGGCATGAAGCTTGGACGCAATTTGGTCACAGGCATGAATTGGTACAGATCATCATGGAAGAGCGCGGATGATCCTGCTCCTGGTGAATATGTAGACTTTCTTGATTCTCATGGGTACCCGCAATTGTTTGTGGTGAAAAATTCATCTATAGTATATAGCGTAGGGCCATGGAACGGTGTTGCATTTAGTGGTAGTCCTAATTCTAAACCAAATATGTATTATACTTTCGAGTTTATTATTAATCAGCAGGAAATTTACTACAAATACGAGATTAAGAATGCGTCCCTGCCCACCAGGGTGGTGATCGACGCGGATGGGGTTATAGAGCACCTAACATGGATAGAGCGCAGTCAGAGCTGGTTTCTCTACTTGACAGCACAATTTGGTAACTGTGATCGTTTTGCTTTATGTGGACCTTATGCAAGCTGCAACATCAATAACTCACCTCCATGTGACTGTCTGAGAGGTTTCGAGCCTAG GTATCCTAATCAATGGTATGCAACGGACTGGTCTAGTGGTTGTGTAAGGAGAACTTCTTTGGCTTGTGACCAAGatgattttcttaaattaacGGGTATTAAGATGCCGGATTCTAGACAATCGTGGTATAATCAGAGCATGAACCTTGAAGAATGCAAAAAAATGTGCTTGGCTGAATGCAATTGTACAGCCTACTCAAATCTTGATGTTAGAAATGGCGGAAGTGGATGCTTACTATGGTTTGGAGAACTCATTGATATTAGAGAGTTGAGCCACAATGAGCAAGACCTGTTCGTGAGAGTCGCTGCTTCAGAATTAG ATTCAGCCAGGAAGCGGAGGAGAAAGAGGTCAACCCTGATTGCTGTCATTTCAGCAGTAGTAGCAACATTTATCCTCAGCGTCTTAGCTTGGTTTTCCatccaaagaaggaaaagaagaacag GTTCAGAAGTTCTAAATGAGGACGTGGAGTTGCCATTGTTTGATTTAGTTGCTGTTACTAGTGCCACTAAGAACTTCTCTTCTGCTAATGTGATTGGTGAGGGGGGCTTTGGACCAGTTTACAAG GGTATTCTACCAAATGGACAAGAGATAGCAGTAAAGAGGCTATCAAAGTATTCTGGACAAGGCGTTCAAGAGTTAAAAAATGAAATCGTTCTCATTTCCAAGCTGCAACACAGGAACCTTGTCAAGCTTTTGGGCTGTTGCCTGGAAGGAGAAGAAAGGATGCTAATCTACGAGTTTATGCCAAACACTAGCTTGGACTATTTCATTTTTG ATCCAAGCAGAAATGCCTCACTTCCATGGAAGAACCGCTTTGAAATTGCTATTGGAATATCTCGAGGACTTCTTTATCTTCACCAGGACTCAAGATTAAGAATTATTCACAGAGATCTCAAAACCAGCAACATTTTATTAGATAGTGGCATGAATGCCAAAATTTCTGATTTTGGCCTTGCCAAAATTTTGGGCGGAGACCAAGTGGAAGGAAAAACAAAGAGAGTCATAGGGACATA A